In the genome of Telluria mixta, the window CATTCACGAGCGCCAGCGGAATGCCGCGCGAACGCGCCATCATCCCGCCCGGCACCGTCACGTAGCCGCCCATGCCCAGCACGACGTCCGGCTTGCGCAGGGCCAGGTACTTGCGGCACGAGGCAAAGCTGGCGACCAGCTTGAACGCGCCGGACACCGTGTGCGCGATGCCCTTGCCGCGCATGCCGGCGAAGTCGATGGAATCCATCGGGATGCCGTGCTTCGGCACGATGTCCTTTTCCATGCCGTGCTGCGTGCCCAGCCACGACACTTCCCAGCCGCGCTCGCGCATCGATTGCGCGATGGCGATGCCGGGGAAGATGTGGCCGCCCGTACCGGCGGCCATGATCATCAAGCGTCTTGTCATTGCCGGCCTCCCCGCATCCGTACCCGGTTTTCGTAATCGATGCGCAGCAGGATCGCGAGACCGACGCAGTTGAACAGCACGCCGGAACCGCCGTAGCTCATCAGCGGCAGGGTCAGGCCCTTGGTGGGCAGCAGGCCCAGGTTCACGCCCATGTTGATGAACACCTGCACGCCGATCCAGATGCCGATGCCTTTCGCGGCGAGGCCGGCGAAGTGTTGTTCCAGCGCGATGGCCTGGCGGCCGATGTCGAAGGCGCGCTTGACGAGCCAGTAGAACAGGCCGATCACGACGAGAACGCCGACGAGACCGAGCTCCTCGCCGATGACGGCCATGATGAAGTCCGTGTGCGCTTCCGGCAGGTAGTGCAGCTTCTCCACGCTGCCGCCCAGGCCCACGCCGAAGAACTCGCCGCGGCCGAATGCGATCAGCGAATGGGTCAGCTGGTATGCCTTGTCCAACGCATTGCCCTCTTCCCACGGGTTCATGTACGCGAACATGCGCGCACGCCGGAACGGCGACAGCGCGATGATGGTCGAGAACACGAGCACCAGGACGGCGCCGATCCCGCCGAACCAGATCATGTTGAAGCCGCCGAGGAACAGGATGCCCATCGAGATGCAGACGACGACGCCGAACGCGCCGAGGTCGGGCTCCAGCATCAGCAGCGCGCCGACGAGCGCCATCGCGGCGGCCATCGGCATGAAGCCCTTCGTCAGCTTGTGCATGTACTGCTGCTTGCGCACCGTGAAGTCGGCCGCGTACAGCACGGACACCACCTTCATGATCTCGGACGGCTGCAAATTGAAAATCTTCAGCGACAGCCAGCGCCGGGCGCCGTTCACGACCACGCCGACGCCGGGGATGAGCACGAGCGACAGCAGGACCAGCGTGGCAACGAACATCAGCGGCGCAAAGCGCTGCCACGTCGCGACGGGGATGCGGAAGACGAACAGGCCCGCCACCATCGAGATCGTGATGAACATGGCCTGGCGCACCAGGAAGTAATTATTCTTGCCGGCCAGGTAGGCGAACTTGGGGGAGTCCGGCAGCGCGACCGACGCCGAGTACACCATCACCATCCCGAACAGCATCAGGAGCACCACGACCCACACGAGCGGCTGGTCGTATTCCATCATGCGCGACGGCCGTGCGCGCGTCGCGATCGGCGCGTCGCTGGCGCTGCCGCCGAACTTGAAGGGAATCTGGAAAGGCATCAGATCTCCTGTCCCTTCTCGAGCGCGATGTCGCGCACGGCGTCCACGAAGACCTGGGCGCGGTGCGCGTAGTTCGTGAACATATCCAGGCTCGCGCAGGCGGGCGACAGCAGCACGACGTCACCCGACTTCGCCAGACCGTTCGCGCGGCGCACGGCTTCCGGCAGGCCCGGAAGCTCGAAGCACGGCACGCCGGTGGGCTCCAGGGCGGCGCCGATGGCGGGGCCGTCGCGGCCGATCAGCAGCACGGCGCGTACGTAGCGCGCGCACGGGCCGGCCAGCGGGCTGAAATCCTGGCCCTTGCCGTCGCCGCCCGCGATGAGCAGGATCTGGCGGTCCGTCTCGCCGAACGTTTTACCGAGGCCTTCCAGCGCGGCGACGGTGGCGCCGACGTTCGTGCCCTTGGAATCGTCGTAGTACTCGACGTTGTCGATGCTGGTGATGAGCTCCACGCGGTGCGGCTCGCCCTGGTATTCGCGCAGGCCGTGCAGCAGCGGCGCCAGCGGCAGGCCGACGGACCGGCACAGCGCCAGCGCGGCCAGCGCGTTCGAGGCGTTGTGCAGGCCGCGGATGTGCAGCGCGTCGGCAGGCATCAACCGGTTGATGACGACTTCGACGGGTTCGGCCGGCTCGTTTTTCTTTTTCTTCTTCTCGGGTTCTTCGCCCGGGTTCGCATTCGCCAACCACAGCACGCCACGCTCGTTCACGAGGCCGAAGCTGCCCGGCGCATCCGGTTCGCCGGTGCCGAACGTGGTGATCGCAGCGCCCGGCGCCGTCATGCCCATCACGACGCTGTCGTCGCGGTTCAGCACACGGACGGTGTCGGCGCCGAAGATGCGGGCCTTGTCGGCGGCATAGGCGGCCATGCTGCCGTGCCAGTCGAGGTGGTCCTGCGTGATGTTCAGGACGGTCGCGGCGTCCGGGTTCAGGCTGTACGTCGTGTGCAGCTGGAAGCTGGAGAGTTCCAGCACCCAGGCTTGCGGCAGCTCGTTCGCATCGATCACCTCGCGCAGCACGTCCAGCGCGGCGGGGCTGATGTTGCCGGCGACCTTCGTCGTGAGACCGGCGCGGCGGCACAACAAGCCGGTGAGGCTCGTCACCGTCGTCTTGCCGTTCGTACCCGTGATGGCGATGACTTTCGGGGAGTACCCCTGCTCCGCCTTCAGGTTCGACAGCGCCTGCGCGAACAGCTCGATCTCGCCCCACAGCGGCACGTGGCGTGCGGCGGCTGCCGGCGCGATCTCGGCCAGTTCACGGTCCGGCGCCAGGCCGGGGCTGACGGCGACGAAGTCCACGCCGTCCAGCAGGTTCGCCGTGAACGGGCCGGCGACGAATTCGGCATCCGCTACGGCAGCGCGCAGCGCGGGCAGGCGTGCCGGCTCGGCGCGCGTGTCGGCCACGCGCACGCGGGCGCCCGAGCGCGCGAGCCACAGCGCGATCGCCAGGCCCGATTCGCCGAGCCCCAGTACCAGTGCGGTTTTGCCGTCGTAGTTCATATCAGCGCAGTTTGAGGGTGGAGAAACCGATCAGGACCAGGATCATCGTCACGATCCAGAAACGGACGACGACCTTGGTCTCCTTCCAGCCCTTCTGTTCGAAGTGGTGGTGCAAAGGCGCCATCAAAAACACGCGGCGTCCCTGGCCATACTTCTTTTTCGTGTACTTGAACCAGCTGACCTGGATGATCACGGACAGCGTCTCGGCGACGAACACGCCGCCCATGATGAACAGGACGATCTCCTGGCGCACGATGACGGCGATGGTGCCGAGCGCGCCGCCCAGCGCCAGCGCGCCCACGTCGCCCATGAACATCTGCGCGGGGTGCGCGTTATACCAGAGGAAGGCCAGGCCCGCGCCGGCCATCGCGCCGCAGAAAATCAGGAGTTCGCCGGCGCCCGGGATGTGCGGGATGAACAGGTATTTCGAATACGTCGCGTTACCGGTGAGATAGGCGAACAGGCCCAGGGCGCCGCCCACCATCACGGTCGGCATGATGGCGAGACCGTCCAGGCCATCCGTGAAGTTGACGGCGTTGGAAGCCCCCACGATCACGCAGTACGTGAGCGCGATGAAGCCCCACACGCCCAGCGGATAGCTGATGGTCTTGAAGAACGGGACGATCAGGTCGGCCTTCGGCGGCAGGTCCATCGAGAAGCCGGACTGCACCCACGCGAAGAACAGCTGCCACACTTCCCACGGCGTCGCGGCGGACACGGAGAACGCGAGGTACAGCGACGAGGTAATGCCGATCAGCGACATCCAGAAGTATTTTTCGCCCGAGCGCATGCCCTCGGGGTCCTTGTAGACGACCTTGCGGTAATCGTCGACCCAGCCGATGGCGCCGAAGCCCAGCGTAACGACGAGCACGGGCCAGATCAGGCGGTTCGACAGGTCGCACCACAGCAAGGTCGAGACGCCGATGGCGATCAGCACGAGCACGCCGCCCATGGTCGGGGTGCCGTGCTTGGACAGGTGCGTCTGCGGACCGTACGTGCGCACGGCCTGGCCGACCTTCATCTCGGTGAGCTTGCGGATCACGGCCGGGCCGCACAGCATGCCGATGCTGATGGCGGTGATGGTCGCGAACACGGCACGGAACGTGATGTAGTTAAAAACGCGCAGCGGACCGAGATAGTCCTGAAAATATTGTGCGAGCCAAAGCAGCATAAGTCTAGTGGGCTTCCTTGCCGGTGTTGGTTGATGCGGTCAGGTGTTGGACCACGCGTTCCATCTTCATGAAGCGCGAGCCCTTCACCAACACAGTTGCGTCAGATTTGCTGCCCAGTTTTTGATCCAGTGCTGCCAATAATTCGTCGAACTGCTCGTAGTGTTGCGCTCCCGATCCGGCCATGTGGCGAGCCAGGTCGCCGGTCGCGAGCACGGTGTCGATGCCGCGGCTTGCGGCATACGCACCGATTTCCTGGTGAAACTCAGGTCCTTGCGTGCCAACCTCGCCCATGTCGCCCAGCACGAGGACGCGCGGCGACGGGTATTGCGCGAGCACGTCGATGGCGGCGCGCACGGAGTCGGGGTTGGCGTTGTACGTATCGTCGATGACGGTGGCGCCGTTCGAGGCCTGCTTGCGCTGCAGGCGGCCGCTGACCGGCGCGAACGCTTCCAGGCCGCGCACGACGGCGTCGACGGGGATGCCCGCCGCAAGGGCGCAGGCGGTGGCGGCCAGCGCGTTGCGGACGTTG includes:
- the ftsW gene encoding putative lipid II flippase FtsW, with amino-acid sequence MPFQIPFKFGGSASDAPIATRARPSRMMEYDQPLVWVVVLLMLFGMVMVYSASVALPDSPKFAYLAGKNNYFLVRQAMFITISMVAGLFVFRIPVATWQRFAPLMFVATLVLLSLVLIPGVGVVVNGARRWLSLKIFNLQPSEIMKVVSVLYAADFTVRKQQYMHKLTKGFMPMAAAMALVGALLMLEPDLGAFGVVVCISMGILFLGGFNMIWFGGIGAVLVLVFSTIIALSPFRRARMFAYMNPWEEGNALDKAYQLTHSLIAFGRGEFFGVGLGGSVEKLHYLPEAHTDFIMAVIGEELGLVGVLVVIGLFYWLVKRAFDIGRQAIALEQHFAGLAAKGIGIWIGVQVFINMGVNLGLLPTKGLTLPLMSYGGSGVLFNCVGLAILLRIDYENRVRMRGGRQ
- the mraY gene encoding phospho-N-acetylmuramoyl-pentapeptide-transferase, with translation MLLWLAQYFQDYLGPLRVFNYITFRAVFATITAISIGMLCGPAVIRKLTEMKVGQAVRTYGPQTHLSKHGTPTMGGVLVLIAIGVSTLLWCDLSNRLIWPVLVVTLGFGAIGWVDDYRKVVYKDPEGMRSGEKYFWMSLIGITSSLYLAFSVSAATPWEVWQLFFAWVQSGFSMDLPPKADLIVPFFKTISYPLGVWGFIALTYCVIVGASNAVNFTDGLDGLAIMPTVMVGGALGLFAYLTGNATYSKYLFIPHIPGAGELLIFCGAMAGAGLAFLWYNAHPAQMFMGDVGALALGGALGTIAVIVRQEIVLFIMGGVFVAETLSVIIQVSWFKYTKKKYGQGRRVFLMAPLHHHFEQKGWKETKVVVRFWIVTMILVLIGFSTLKLR
- the murD gene encoding UDP-N-acetylmuramoyl-L-alanine--D-glutamate ligase codes for the protein MNYDGKTALVLGLGESGLAIALWLARSGARVRVADTRAEPARLPALRAAVADAEFVAGPFTANLLDGVDFVAVSPGLAPDRELAEIAPAAAARHVPLWGEIELFAQALSNLKAEQGYSPKVIAITGTNGKTTVTSLTGLLCRRAGLTTKVAGNISPAALDVLREVIDANELPQAWVLELSSFQLHTTYSLNPDAATVLNITQDHLDWHGSMAAYAADKARIFGADTVRVLNRDDSVVMGMTAPGAAITTFGTGEPDAPGSFGLVNERGVLWLANANPGEEPEKKKKKNEPAEPVEVVINRLMPADALHIRGLHNASNALAALALCRSVGLPLAPLLHGLREYQGEPHRVELITSIDNVEYYDDSKGTNVGATVAALEGLGKTFGETDRQILLIAGGDGKGQDFSPLAGPCARYVRAVLLIGRDGPAIGAALEPTGVPCFELPGLPEAVRRANGLAKSGDVVLLSPACASLDMFTNYAHRAQVFVDAVRDIALEKGQEI